The Micromonospora sp. WMMD961 genome has a segment encoding these proteins:
- a CDS encoding PP2C family protein-serine/threonine phosphatase: protein MSLVSTRFLQPGRRPLSPGSRAGLGAALVLLAIVSAVEAADGRWAHYVALLAAVPVLAAALASWPVVLGVGVAATVVGAAFALVEPKMSLDTSVDVVGIALATGLAAAVTSVRQRQAERIVELTRLASVAQQAVLRPLGPQIGTLSVAGRYISSTATAEIGGDLYEAIDTPYGVRMIIGDVRGKGLDAVRLASIVLGSYRHVAYERADLRAIVADLDRAVARNVGDEDFVTAALVEERGGTLTIVNCGHPPPLLLRRGAVIPLEPPAPAPPLGFMPVVRPRVERLEPGDRLLLFTDGLGEARRDGEFFPTADRAWRLLGHGTVANGLASLETALIEWVHGRLDDDIALVLMEYVGARTGAAAAVPSWEVGATES, encoded by the coding sequence CTGTCCCTCGTATCCACGCGATTCCTCCAGCCGGGCCGTCGCCCGCTGAGCCCCGGATCCCGCGCCGGCCTCGGCGCGGCCCTCGTTCTGCTCGCGATCGTGTCGGCGGTGGAGGCGGCGGACGGACGCTGGGCGCACTACGTCGCGCTGTTGGCGGCCGTACCCGTTCTCGCCGCCGCGCTGGCCTCCTGGCCGGTGGTGCTGGGCGTGGGCGTCGCGGCGACAGTGGTCGGAGCCGCCTTCGCCCTGGTCGAGCCGAAGATGTCGCTGGACACCTCGGTCGACGTGGTCGGGATCGCGCTCGCCACCGGGCTGGCGGCGGCGGTGACCTCGGTCCGCCAGCGGCAGGCGGAGCGGATCGTCGAGTTGACCAGGCTCGCCTCGGTCGCCCAGCAGGCGGTGCTGCGCCCCCTCGGGCCGCAGATCGGCACGCTGTCGGTCGCCGGTCGGTACATCTCCTCCACGGCGACCGCCGAGATCGGCGGTGACCTGTACGAGGCGATCGACACGCCATACGGCGTGCGCATGATCATCGGTGACGTACGCGGCAAGGGCCTGGACGCGGTCCGGCTGGCCAGCATCGTGCTCGGCTCCTACCGGCACGTGGCGTACGAGCGGGCCGACCTGCGTGCCATCGTCGCCGACCTGGACCGTGCGGTGGCCCGCAATGTCGGTGACGAGGATTTCGTGACCGCGGCGCTGGTCGAGGAGCGCGGCGGCACACTCACCATCGTCAATTGCGGCCACCCGCCGCCGCTGCTGCTGCGCCGCGGCGCGGTGATCCCGCTGGAACCGCCGGCACCGGCACCTCCGCTCGGGTTCATGCCGGTGGTCCGCCCCCGGGTCGAACGCCTGGAGCCCGGTGACCGGCTACTGCTGTTCACCGACGGGCTCGGCGAGGCGCGCCGGGACGGCGAGTTCTTCCCCACCGCCGACCGGGCCTGGCGGCTGCTCGGCCACGGCACGGTCGCCAACGGGTTGGCCTCGCTGGAGACGGCTCTGATCGAGTGGGTCCACGGGCGTCTGGACGACGACATCGCGCTGGTCCTCATGGAGTACGTCGGTGCCCGTACCGGCGCGGCTGCGGCCGTTCCGAGCTGGGAGGTCGGTGCCACCGAGAGCTGA
- a CDS encoding biotin-dependent carboxyltransferase family protein, whose amino-acid sequence MTKQATIEVLRAGALTTVQDLGRPGWAHLGVPRSGALDPAALRLANRLVGNPEHAAGLEITLTGCTLRLTRATTVALTGAEVTVQAGTRPADTGRPLTVPAGTVLRIGPARQGVRSWLAVAGGIDVSPVLGSRATDTLSGLGPPPLRDGDRLPLGDPLGAPAPVDLTVCPTPLPELRLTLRLGPRDDWFTPTALDLLFGTAYTISPVSNRVGARLAGAPLPRSVAGELPSEGIVLGAVQVPADGQPLIFLADHPTTGGYPVIGVVTDVTPLAQARPGTTVRFHGPQR is encoded by the coding sequence GTGACCAAACAGGCCACCATCGAGGTGCTGCGCGCCGGCGCGCTCACCACCGTGCAGGACCTCGGTCGGCCGGGCTGGGCGCACCTGGGCGTACCCCGTTCCGGTGCCCTCGACCCGGCGGCCCTGCGGCTGGCCAATCGGCTGGTCGGCAACCCCGAGCACGCCGCCGGGCTGGAGATCACCCTGACCGGTTGCACGCTGCGGCTGACCCGGGCCACCACGGTGGCGCTCACCGGCGCCGAGGTCACGGTCCAGGCGGGCACACGGCCCGCCGACACCGGGCGCCCACTCACAGTGCCGGCCGGGACGGTGCTGCGGATCGGCCCCGCCCGACAGGGCGTACGGAGCTGGTTGGCGGTGGCCGGTGGCATCGACGTGTCGCCGGTGCTCGGCAGTCGAGCCACCGACACTCTCTCCGGGCTCGGCCCGCCCCCGCTGCGCGACGGCGACCGGCTGCCGCTCGGCGACCCGCTCGGCGCACCCGCGCCGGTGGACCTGACCGTGTGCCCCACGCCCCTGCCCGAGCTGCGGTTGACACTGCGCCTCGGCCCCCGCGACGACTGGTTCACGCCGACCGCGCTCGACCTGCTGTTCGGCACCGCGTACACCATCAGCCCGGTGAGCAACCGGGTCGGCGCGCGACTCGCCGGCGCGCCGCTGCCCCGCTCGGTCGCCGGCGAACTGCCCAGCGAGGGCATCGTGCTCGGCGCGGTACAGGTGCCCGCGGACGGACAGCCCCTGATCTTCCTGGCGGACCACCCGACCACCGGCGGATACCCCGTCATCGGGGTGGTCACCGACGTGACCCCGCTCGCGCAGGCCCGGCCAGGGACTACCGTCAGATTCCATGGACCTCAACGCTGA
- a CDS encoding phosphoribosyltransferase family protein: MPAELTDRLAALFRWVDPGPGTSHLVSDISGWWRDPEVLAELGPALVAPHRAARPTVVLAPAVTGLLLGPLAATALGVGFVAAHKPGDGRLPAGPLTWAQSAPDYRGRQVDLAVRDRHLGTGDRVLVVDDWVRTGAQLRALYDICATRGAEVLGTAVVAVDCPPEVAADLRITGLINAADLPA; this comes from the coding sequence ATGCCCGCTGAGCTCACCGACCGCCTGGCCGCCCTGTTCCGGTGGGTCGACCCCGGCCCGGGCACGAGTCACCTGGTCAGCGACATCTCCGGTTGGTGGCGGGACCCGGAGGTCCTGGCCGAGCTGGGACCAGCCCTGGTGGCGCCGCATCGGGCCGCCCGGCCGACGGTGGTGCTCGCCCCGGCGGTCACCGGGCTGCTGCTCGGGCCACTGGCCGCCACCGCACTCGGGGTCGGTTTCGTGGCCGCACACAAACCCGGCGACGGACGGCTGCCGGCCGGGCCGCTCACCTGGGCGCAGAGCGCACCGGACTACCGGGGCCGGCAGGTCGACCTGGCCGTGCGGGACCGGCACCTCGGCACCGGCGACCGGGTGCTGGTGGTGGACGACTGGGTGCGCACGGGCGCGCAACTCCGCGCCCTCTACGACATCTGTGCCACGCGCGGCGCCGAGGTGCTGGGCACCGCAGTGGTGGCCGTCGACTGCCCGCCCGAGGTCGCGGCCGACCTACGGATCACCGGCCTGATCAACGCCGCTGATCTACCGGCTTGA
- a CDS encoding hemolysin III family protein: MTTSAPLRLKPVDIGKPRMRGWLHTYAFFVAVACGIVLCSIAATRPGWAPLVSCLIYSLTVCGLFGTSALYHRRVWSERGYQVMRRMDHSMIFVFIAGTYTPLCVMLLAPRPATVMLALVWAGALAGVALKLVWPHAPRWVSAPLYLALGWVAVAMLPEILHGGGVAALVLLIVGGAIYSVGAIFYALRRPNPWPTVFGHHEFFHACTLLAALCHHIAIYFALFA; this comes from the coding sequence GTGACCACCTCCGCCCCGCTTCGCCTGAAGCCGGTCGACATCGGTAAGCCCCGGATGCGCGGCTGGCTGCACACGTACGCCTTCTTCGTCGCGGTGGCGTGCGGCATCGTGCTCTGCTCGATCGCCGCTACCCGGCCGGGGTGGGCGCCCCTGGTGAGCTGCCTCATCTACAGCCTGACCGTCTGCGGGCTCTTCGGCACGAGCGCGTTGTACCACCGTCGGGTGTGGTCGGAGCGCGGCTACCAGGTGATGCGCCGGATGGACCACTCGATGATCTTCGTGTTCATCGCCGGCACGTACACACCGCTCTGCGTGATGCTGCTCGCGCCCCGGCCGGCCACCGTGATGCTGGCCCTGGTCTGGGCTGGCGCACTGGCCGGCGTGGCGCTCAAGCTGGTCTGGCCGCACGCGCCGCGCTGGGTGTCCGCGCCGCTCTACCTGGCGCTGGGCTGGGTGGCGGTGGCCATGCTGCCGGAGATCCTGCACGGCGGCGGTGTCGCGGCGCTGGTGCTGCTGATCGTCGGCGGCGCGATCTACAGCGTGGGCGCGATCTTCTACGCGTTGCGGCGGCCCAATCCGTGGCCGACCGTCTTCGGTCACCACGAGTTCTTCCACGCCTGCACGCTGCTGGCGGCGCTCTGCCACCACATCGCGATCTACTTCGCGCTGTTCGCCTGA
- a CDS encoding acyl-CoA dehydrogenase, protein MTHYKSNLRDLEFNLFEVFGADRAFGQEPYSDLDADTARSFLAELDRLAREDLAASYTDSDRNPPVFDPATHTAPLPASFKKSYQAFMDSEFWRLDLPPELGGTNAPRALWWALAELVLGSNAPIWMYASGPSFAHVLHVEGTDRQKQWAKLFIDKQWGSTMVLTEPDAGSDVGAGRARATQQPDGSWHIEGVKRFITSGEHDLSDNIVHYVLARPVGVEGVGGPGTKGLSLFVVPKFHFDETTGELGERNGVYTTNVEHKMGLKVSNTCELTFGEHGVPAKGWLLGDKHDGIRQMFMIIEYARMLVGTKAIATLSTGYLNALEYAKSRVQGADLIQQADKAAPRVTITHHPDVRRSLLLQKSYAEGLRALVLYTASWQDKVAIAEAAGDEKATKLAKRVNDLLLPLVKGVGSERAYELLGHESLQTFGGSGFLQDYPLEQYVRDAKIDTLYEGTTAIQSLDLIFRKIVRDNGKALMAVAGEIQEFISSEAGNGQLKEERQALGKALAEVQNILGVMTGWLGEAQGGDTRALYKVGLSSRRFLLAIGDLVVGWLLQRQADVALKALAGDVSTSDKAFYTGKVAAARFFAREVLPRIGADRRIIEGADLDIMDLPEEAF, encoded by the coding sequence ATGACCCACTACAAGAGCAACCTGCGGGACCTTGAGTTCAACCTGTTCGAGGTCTTTGGGGCGGACCGGGCGTTCGGCCAGGAGCCGTACTCGGATCTCGACGCCGACACCGCCCGCAGCTTCCTCGCCGAGCTCGACCGCCTCGCCCGCGAGGATCTTGCCGCCAGCTACACGGACAGTGACCGCAACCCGCCGGTGTTCGACCCGGCCACGCACACCGCGCCGTTGCCGGCGTCGTTCAAGAAGTCCTACCAGGCATTCATGGACTCCGAGTTCTGGCGCCTGGACCTGCCGCCAGAGCTGGGTGGCACCAACGCGCCCCGTGCCCTCTGGTGGGCGCTCGCCGAGCTGGTGCTCGGCTCGAACGCCCCCATCTGGATGTACGCCTCCGGCCCGTCCTTCGCGCACGTACTGCACGTCGAGGGCACCGACCGGCAGAAGCAGTGGGCCAAGCTCTTCATCGACAAGCAGTGGGGCTCCACGATGGTGCTCACCGAGCCGGACGCCGGCTCGGACGTTGGTGCCGGCCGCGCCCGCGCGACCCAGCAGCCCGACGGTTCCTGGCACATCGAGGGCGTGAAGCGCTTCATCACCTCGGGCGAGCACGACCTGAGCGACAACATCGTGCACTACGTGCTGGCCCGCCCGGTCGGCGTGGAGGGCGTCGGTGGCCCCGGCACCAAGGGCCTGTCGCTCTTCGTGGTGCCGAAGTTCCACTTCGACGAGACCACCGGCGAGTTGGGTGAGCGCAACGGCGTCTACACCACGAACGTCGAACACAAGATGGGCCTGAAGGTCTCCAACACCTGCGAGCTGACCTTCGGCGAGCATGGCGTGCCGGCCAAGGGCTGGCTGCTCGGTGACAAGCACGACGGCATCCGGCAGATGTTCATGATCATCGAGTACGCCCGGATGCTGGTCGGCACCAAGGCGATCGCGACCCTCTCCACCGGCTACCTCAACGCCCTGGAGTACGCGAAGAGCCGGGTGCAGGGCGCCGACCTGATCCAGCAGGCGGACAAGGCGGCCCCGCGGGTCACCATCACCCACCACCCGGACGTGCGTCGTTCGCTGCTGCTGCAGAAGTCGTACGCCGAGGGTCTTCGTGCTCTGGTCCTCTACACCGCCTCCTGGCAGGACAAGGTCGCGATTGCCGAGGCGGCCGGCGACGAGAAGGCCACCAAGCTGGCCAAGCGGGTCAACGACCTGCTGCTGCCGCTGGTCAAGGGCGTCGGGTCGGAGCGGGCCTACGAGCTGCTCGGGCACGAGTCGCTGCAGACCTTCGGCGGTTCCGGGTTCCTCCAGGACTACCCGCTGGAGCAGTACGTCCGCGACGCCAAGATCGACACTCTGTACGAGGGCACCACCGCCATCCAGAGCCTGGACCTGATCTTCCGCAAGATCGTCCGGGACAACGGCAAGGCACTGATGGCGGTAGCCGGCGAGATCCAGGAGTTCATCTCCTCCGAGGCGGGCAACGGTCAGCTCAAGGAGGAGCGGCAGGCGCTCGGTAAGGCGCTGGCCGAGGTCCAGAACATCCTCGGCGTGATGACCGGCTGGCTGGGCGAGGCGCAGGGTGGCGACACCCGGGCGCTCTACAAGGTCGGGCTCAGCAGCCGGCGCTTCCTGCTGGCGATCGGCGACCTGGTCGTCGGCTGGCTGCTCCAGCGGCAGGCCGACGTGGCGCTGAAGGCGCTGGCCGGCGACGTCTCCACCAGCGACAAGGCGTTCTACACCGGCAAGGTGGCCGCCGCCCGCTTCTTCGCCCGCGAGGTGCTGCCCCGCATCGGCGCCGACCGGCGGATCATCGAGGGTGCCGACCTCGACATCATGGACCTCCCGGAGGAGGCCTTCTGA
- a CDS encoding DUF6458 family protein, with protein sequence MGIGGSIFLIALGAILAFAVEADLGWLDLSVVGWVLMLAGVAGLLATLYFWNSRRRRVVAAPVREERVVADRVVPVQDDQVMREYREVRRPGRPV encoded by the coding sequence ATGGGCATTGGTGGCAGCATTTTCTTGATCGCGCTTGGCGCGATCCTCGCATTTGCCGTGGAAGCCGACCTGGGCTGGCTTGACCTGTCCGTGGTCGGCTGGGTGCTGATGCTGGCCGGCGTCGCCGGCCTGCTCGCCACCCTCTACTTCTGGAACAGCCGCCGCCGCAGGGTGGTCGCCGCTCCGGTCCGCGAGGAGCGCGTGGTGGCCGACCGGGTCGTGCCGGTCCAGGACGACCAGGTCATGCGGGAGTACCGCGAGGTTCGTCGGCCGGGCCGCCCGGTCTGA
- a CDS encoding septal ring lytic transglycosylase RlpA family protein has product MAGRHSRTRIFSSPAGVVATAAVGVALAVGGTFGAVQLTSNSAQSGQTALDLTPTTAASSIAPTTPAASPSASASPSASASPSATRSQQAASRGRARTASPKPSPTAKKTTAAAKVLDSGSCGASFYSDGQLTANGESFNPNALTAAHKTLPFNTKVRVTNPANGKSVVVRINDRGPFIDGRCLDLSRAAFATIASVDVGALTVRYEVLG; this is encoded by the coding sequence GTGGCAGGCAGGCACTCCCGTACCCGCATCTTCTCCTCTCCGGCGGGCGTCGTGGCCACCGCGGCGGTCGGCGTCGCCCTCGCCGTCGGGGGCACGTTCGGTGCCGTGCAGCTGACCTCCAACTCCGCCCAGTCCGGGCAGACGGCTCTCGACCTCACCCCGACCACCGCCGCCAGCAGCATCGCCCCCACTACGCCGGCCGCCTCTCCAAGTGCCAGCGCCTCCCCGAGCGCGTCCGCCAGCCCGTCGGCCACCCGGTCGCAGCAGGCCGCCTCCCGAGGCAGGGCCCGCACCGCGTCACCCAAGCCGAGCCCGACCGCCAAGAAGACCACGGCGGCGGCGAAGGTCCTGGACAGCGGCTCGTGTGGGGCCTCGTTCTACTCCGACGGGCAGCTCACCGCCAACGGTGAGTCGTTCAACCCGAACGCCCTGACCGCCGCGCACAAGACGCTGCCGTTCAACACCAAGGTCCGGGTGACCAACCCGGCCAACGGAAAGTCGGTCGTGGTCCGGATCAACGACCGTGGTCCCTTCATCGACGGCCGGTGCCTGGACCTCTCCCGGGCCGCGTTCGCCACCATCGCCTCCGTCGACGTCGGCGCGCTCACCGTCCGCTACGAGGTCCTCGGCTGA
- a CDS encoding questin oxidase family protein: MSDGILDEAYERLHRTGPEFEGWLSNHGPMAVEALTRHGHQQQVHRWLDDYLGRLDELPRGLHPITDWRGALGDAKRSGDWLAYFDRQLREHPWRDVLGTWWPRLLPGIAAGATHGVIRVGHAVRALETDDTTPHRRTELAQALGYWAARWQPVPGADRVPDDPSAAARPLDVDAALAGLPRIEDQTGGILDRLGRLPGVPRWEPALAALRPARSPAEAESGLTALVHRAGLDYLRFGHTAPVMLVHAVTAPTAVLRTLPALDRALWAPSLAAAWAATAAVTSVYAPADGIAPPTVTAATPAEVFARAARHGDEHVVKLADAVLDAHAVSGDHRLLAAPGYAGQMI, from the coding sequence ATGAGTGACGGAATCCTCGACGAGGCGTACGAACGACTGCACCGCACCGGCCCCGAATTCGAGGGCTGGCTCTCCAACCACGGGCCGATGGCCGTCGAGGCGTTGACCCGACACGGGCACCAGCAGCAGGTGCACCGCTGGCTGGACGACTACCTCGGCCGGCTCGACGAGCTGCCCCGAGGGCTGCACCCGATCACCGACTGGCGAGGGGCACTGGGCGACGCGAAGCGGTCCGGGGACTGGCTGGCGTACTTCGACCGACAACTGCGCGAACACCCCTGGCGCGACGTGCTCGGCACCTGGTGGCCCCGACTACTGCCGGGCATCGCCGCCGGCGCCACCCACGGAGTGATCCGGGTCGGGCACGCCGTACGCGCGCTCGAAACCGACGACACGACCCCGCACCGGCGCACCGAACTGGCCCAGGCCCTCGGCTACTGGGCGGCGCGTTGGCAGCCGGTCCCGGGCGCGGACCGGGTGCCGGACGACCCCTCCGCCGCTGCGAGGCCGTTGGACGTGGACGCGGCGCTGGCCGGGCTACCCCGGATCGAGGACCAGACCGGGGGCATCCTCGATCGGCTGGGGCGGCTGCCTGGCGTACCCCGATGGGAGCCGGCGCTCGCGGCGCTGCGCCCGGCGCGGAGCCCGGCCGAGGCGGAGAGCGGCCTCACCGCGTTGGTGCACCGCGCCGGTCTGGACTACCTGCGCTTCGGGCACACCGCGCCGGTCATGCTGGTGCACGCGGTCACCGCGCCGACCGCTGTGCTGCGTACCCTGCCGGCTCTGGACCGGGCGCTGTGGGCGCCGAGCCTCGCCGCGGCCTGGGCCGCGACGGCGGCCGTGACCTCGGTGTACGCCCCAGCCGACGGCATCGCGCCGCCGACCGTGACCGCCGCGACCCCGGCGGAGGTCTTCGCCCGAGCGGCTCGGCACGGCGACGAGCACGTGGTCAAGCTGGCCGACGCGGTGCTCGACGCGCACGCGGTCAGTGGCGACCACCGACTCCTCGCCGCCCCCGGCTACGCCGGGCAGATGATCTGA
- a CDS encoding allophanate hydrolase subunit 1 has product MRIRPVGVNALLLDCTTGDDVPEVDLVEAWRAELWRRREQGDLLAVEIVPAASTVLLDGLPDPTATAEQLTRWAPAVVAATIRSPTADVDPTAADPDAVAAAADEDAAAAPADLDALATTTGRDAREVVVPVSFDGPDLPVVAEHWNVDVPAVLRRLTGTRFRVAFCGFAPGFPYLTGLPAELALPRLATPRPRVPAGSVALAGPYAGIYPGASPGGWHLVGHTDLVLFDVHADPPARLGPGTSVRMVAT; this is encoded by the coding sequence ATGCGGATCCGGCCCGTCGGGGTGAACGCCCTGTTGCTCGACTGCACCACCGGCGACGACGTGCCCGAGGTCGACCTGGTCGAAGCGTGGCGGGCCGAGCTGTGGCGCCGTCGGGAGCAGGGCGACCTGCTCGCCGTCGAGATCGTGCCGGCGGCCAGCACCGTCCTGCTCGACGGTCTGCCCGACCCGACCGCCACTGCCGAACAGTTGACCCGATGGGCGCCCGCCGTCGTCGCCGCGACAATCCGCTCCCCCACAGCCGACGTCGACCCCACAGCCGCCGACCCGGACGCTGTCGCCGCAGCCGCCGACGAGGACGCTGCCGCCGCACCCGCCGACCTGGACGCTCTCGCCACAACCACCGGACGCGACGCTAGGGAAGTCGTCGTCCCGGTCTCCTTCGACGGACCGGACCTGCCGGTGGTGGCGGAGCACTGGAACGTGGACGTGCCCGCCGTGCTGCGCCGGCTGACCGGCACCCGGTTCCGGGTCGCGTTCTGCGGCTTCGCCCCCGGCTTCCCCTACCTGACCGGGCTGCCCGCCGAGCTGGCGCTGCCCCGACTGGCCACACCCCGCCCCCGGGTGCCGGCCGGCTCGGTCGCCCTCGCCGGCCCGTACGCCGGCATCTACCCGGGCGCGTCCCCCGGTGGCTGGCACCTGGTCGGCCACACCGACCTGGTCCTCTTCGACGTGCACGCCGATCCGCCGGCCCGGCTCGGCCCGGGCACCTCGGTCCGGATGGTGGCGACGTGA
- a CDS encoding histidine phosphatase family protein: MTDADSETRTLVLLRHAKAEQGSDAADDADRPLSARGEADAAAAGAWLARQGLLPDVVICSPARRTRQTWHGVAMGMAGAPPEGGPSGPLPTVRYEPGAYDAHPEELLALVRAVDPAAQTALLIAHNPGISLLSALLDPDGAAEEGLRTAELAVHRGRFGWAELGRAGAPITAGHIARD, translated from the coding sequence ATGACGGACGCCGACTCCGAGACACGGACACTGGTCCTGCTACGGCACGCCAAGGCCGAGCAGGGTAGCGACGCGGCGGACGACGCCGACCGGCCGCTCAGCGCACGCGGGGAAGCCGACGCGGCAGCGGCCGGCGCGTGGCTGGCGCGGCAGGGCCTGCTACCTGACGTGGTGATCTGCTCGCCAGCCAGGCGTACCCGGCAGACCTGGCACGGGGTGGCGATGGGGATGGCCGGTGCACCGCCGGAGGGAGGTCCGAGCGGTCCTCTACCGACCGTCCGTTATGAGCCCGGCGCGTACGACGCCCACCCCGAGGAATTGTTGGCGCTGGTCCGGGCGGTCGACCCGGCCGCCCAGACCGCCTTACTCATTGCCCACAATCCAGGCATTTCCCTGCTCTCCGCGCTCCTCGACCCGGACGGCGCGGCAGAGGAGGGTCTGCGTACCGCCGAACTGGCGGTGCATCGTGGCCGATTCGGCTGGGCGGAGTTGGGTCGGGCTGGGGCCCCGATCACGGCAGGGCACATCGCACGCGACTGA
- a CDS encoding 5-oxoprolinase subunit PxpA gives MDLNADLGEGFGIWRLGDDEALLSLVTSANVACGFHGGDPSTMRRVCEGAARRGVAVGAQVGYRDLAGFGRRSIAYDFAELRDEVTYQLGALNAFCRLFGTRVRYLKPHGALYHATSTDESQAAAVVAAVTGYDPELPVLCLPGSTLAQLAVGAGLPVVAEAFADRAYLPNGALVPRGTPGAVITDPEQVAERAVRMAVERSVVAVDGTVIPCSVDSICLHGDTPGAVSAAELVRATLIDADVSLAPFA, from the coding sequence ATGGACCTCAACGCTGACCTGGGCGAGGGATTCGGCATCTGGCGACTCGGCGACGACGAGGCGCTGCTGAGCCTCGTCACCTCCGCCAACGTCGCCTGCGGCTTCCACGGCGGCGACCCGTCCACCATGCGACGGGTCTGCGAAGGCGCCGCGCGGCGCGGGGTCGCGGTGGGCGCGCAGGTCGGCTACCGGGACCTGGCCGGCTTCGGCCGGCGGAGCATCGCGTACGACTTCGCCGAGCTACGTGACGAGGTGACCTACCAACTCGGGGCGCTGAACGCGTTCTGCCGGCTGTTCGGCACCCGGGTCCGTTACCTCAAGCCGCACGGGGCGCTGTACCACGCGACCAGCACCGACGAGTCCCAGGCGGCGGCGGTGGTCGCCGCGGTCACCGGCTACGACCCCGAGTTGCCAGTGCTCTGCCTACCCGGCTCGACGCTCGCCCAGCTCGCCGTCGGCGCGGGCCTCCCGGTCGTCGCCGAGGCCTTCGCCGACCGCGCGTACCTGCCCAACGGGGCGCTGGTGCCCCGAGGCACCCCCGGCGCGGTAATCACCGACCCGGAGCAGGTGGCCGAACGGGCGGTGCGGATGGCCGTCGAACGGAGCGTGGTGGCGGTCGACGGCACCGTCATCCCCTGCTCGGTCGACTCGATCTGCCTGCACGGCGACACCCCGGGTGCGGTCTCCGCCGCCGAACTGGTCCGCGCCACCCTGATCGACGCCGACGTGTCCCTGGCACCGTTCGCGTGA
- a CDS encoding DUF6458 family protein: MGVGSGIFLIAIGAILTFALRANVWWIDVRAVGWVFILAGLAVLLTTLWFWQDRRKRARTLIVEENRLSHPTAMMPPPPDPPPPTAPPS; encoded by the coding sequence ATGGGTGTAGGAAGCGGCATCTTTCTCATCGCGATCGGCGCGATCCTGACCTTCGCGCTGAGAGCCAACGTCTGGTGGATCGACGTACGGGCCGTCGGCTGGGTCTTCATCCTGGCCGGCCTGGCCGTACTGCTGACCACGCTCTGGTTCTGGCAGGACCGGCGTAAGCGGGCCCGAACCCTCATCGTGGAGGAGAACCGGCTCTCTCATCCCACCGCGATGATGCCGCCGCCGCCAGACCCGCCGCCACCAACCGCTCCGCCGTCCTGA